Proteins encoded together in one uncultured Desulfobacter sp. window:
- a CDS encoding iron-containing alcohol dehydrogenase, giving the protein MQSVLKSDRCGDILKFSVPEIFFGRKSLRYAGMSAKRMGAEKIFLVSDSGLEKTGWVEKLLDILAQEQLNWVYYSDVDSNPRDWQIQQGAELYKDKNCDVVMAIGGGSPMDAAKGIALVASNGGRVNDYEGANQIRDPLPPMIFIPSTASSGSDISQFAIITDMERRVKMSIISRTLVPNISIIDPELLTTKSRELIIAAALDALSHAVEAHVSRIASPMTEVHSLKAIEQIFHHLPAALETRSIKDLEKLSMAGTSAAMAFSNASLGMDHALAHSLGGVLDTVHGIIHPILLPQVMRFNLESSTDKIAQIGRVILDKTLSTPEETALAGIERLEEYFKSLKVSTKLRDIVPDRSKLQRVCEMAALDTCLLSNPRSASVQEMLEICEKVW; this is encoded by the coding sequence ATGCAGTCCGTTTTAAAATCAGATCGTTGCGGAGATATTTTAAAATTTTCCGTCCCCGAAATTTTTTTTGGCAGAAAAAGCCTTAGATACGCCGGTATGAGCGCCAAACGAATGGGAGCAGAAAAAATATTTCTGGTCTCTGATTCAGGTCTTGAAAAAACCGGATGGGTGGAAAAACTACTTGACATCCTGGCCCAGGAACAACTTAACTGGGTCTATTATTCAGATGTTGATTCCAACCCCAGGGACTGGCAGATCCAACAGGGGGCAGAACTCTACAAAGACAAAAACTGTGATGTCGTCATGGCCATAGGCGGTGGCAGCCCCATGGACGCCGCAAAGGGGATTGCGCTTGTGGCCAGCAACGGCGGCCGAGTGAACGACTATGAAGGGGCCAACCAGATCCGTGATCCCCTACCACCCATGATATTTATCCCATCAACCGCCAGCAGCGGATCTGACATTTCCCAGTTTGCCATTATCACGGACATGGAACGCCGGGTGAAGATGTCCATCATCAGCCGAACGCTTGTACCCAACATCTCTATCATTGATCCGGAACTTCTGACCACCAAATCCAGGGAACTTATCATCGCCGCCGCTTTAGATGCGCTGTCCCATGCCGTTGAAGCCCATGTCTCCCGGATTGCCTCCCCCATGACCGAAGTCCACTCCCTTAAAGCCATTGAACAAATCTTCCACCATCTGCCCGCAGCCCTTGAAACCCGATCCATCAAGGACCTTGAAAAACTGAGCATGGCCGGCACCTCTGCGGCAATGGCATTCAGCAATGCCAGTCTGGGCATGGATCATGCGCTGGCTCACTCCCTTGGCGGAGTTTTGGATACGGTCCACGGCATCATCCATCCTATTCTCCTGCCTCAGGTCATGCGGTTCAACCTTGAGTCCAGTACCGACAAAATCGCCCAAATCGGCCGGGTTATTCTAGACAAAACCCTTTCAACACCTGAGGAAACCGCCTTAGCAGGTATTGAAAGGCTGGAAGAGTATTTTAAAAGTCTTAAGGTCTCAACAAAATTAAGGGATATCGTACCCGACCGATCCAAACTCCAAAGAGTCTGTGAGATGGCCGCCCTGGACACCTGTCTGCTGAGCAATCCAAGAAGTGCCAGTGTGCAGGAGATGCTCGAAATCTGTGAAAAGGTATGGTGA
- a CDS encoding ATP-binding protein, with protein sequence MRKTTLDDIIGLKYTKLGFFPEAKHKMTQLKAANIRLERKSQKLQAILDGISDVMVIMSLNFTIITVNRLFSEIFECERPERKTCYELFMNRTTPCPDCPVKQSLKNGQVCRQTRIYLIKDKKRQFEVSVSPMTDIHGKIFRFILLLRDVTREKEYQESYYYSTKMATVGLLAAGVAHEINNPLTSIHGFSEGLKRRLPRLKEYLENNPGTEADDLAADFDEYIDTIIAECNRCRDIVKNLLTFSPRKRIDFSRVDLKDLVTDVIKLLHFRLRQEAGVTIELDIPEGLPKINGNAPEIKQVLLNIVCNAIDAVEGKGRLDIYVKVRKKWIVLSVEDNGYGISEEDMKRLFDPFFTTKPPGKGTGIGLSTCYNIIQQHQGKILVESEPDKGSMFHICFPLEVEEKDTDE encoded by the coding sequence ATGAGAAAGACAACCCTTGATGACATTATCGGCCTGAAGTATACCAAACTGGGTTTTTTCCCAGAGGCCAAGCACAAAATGACACAGCTTAAGGCCGCCAACATCAGGCTTGAGCGTAAAAGTCAGAAACTTCAGGCTATATTAGACGGTATTTCCGATGTGATGGTCATCATGTCATTAAATTTTACCATCATTACGGTAAACCGGCTTTTCTCAGAGATTTTTGAGTGTGAGCGTCCCGAAAGAAAGACCTGCTATGAACTTTTTATGAATAGAACCACACCTTGCCCGGACTGCCCGGTAAAGCAGTCTCTGAAAAACGGTCAGGTCTGCCGCCAGACCCGGATTTATTTGATCAAAGATAAAAAACGGCAGTTTGAAGTATCGGTGTCTCCCATGACGGACATCCATGGAAAAATCTTTAGATTTATCCTCCTGTTGCGGGATGTGACCCGGGAAAAAGAGTATCAGGAAAGCTATTACTATTCAACGAAAATGGCAACCGTCGGGTTGCTGGCAGCCGGCGTGGCACATGAGATCAACAATCCTTTAACCAGTATCCACGGATTTTCAGAAGGTCTGAAACGGCGTCTCCCCAGACTAAAGGAATATCTTGAAAACAATCCCGGGACTGAAGCGGATGATCTGGCTGCTGATTTTGACGAATACATTGATACCATCATTGCAGAATGCAACCGGTGCCGAGATATCGTGAAAAATCTTTTGACCTTCAGCCCGAGAAAACGCATTGATTTTTCCAGGGTGGATCTCAAGGACTTGGTCACTGATGTGATCAAACTGCTTCATTTCCGCCTTAGACAGGAAGCCGGTGTGACGATTGAGTTAGACATTCCCGAAGGTCTCCCAAAAATCAACGGCAATGCGCCGGAGATCAAACAGGTGTTGCTCAATATTGTCTGTAATGCCATTGATGCCGTTGAAGGCAAAGGTCGCCTTGACATCTATGTCAAGGTTAGAAAAAAGTGGATCGTGCTTTCTGTGGAAGACAACGGATATGGTATTTCTGAAGAAGACATGAAACGACTTTTTGACCCTTTTTTCACCACCAAACCACCTGGAAAGGGAACAGGCATCGGTCTGTCCACCTGCTATAACATTATCCAGCAGCACCAGGGAAAAATATTAGTTGAAAGTGAACCAGACAAGGGAAGCATGTTCCACATCTGCTTTCCCCTTGAGGTTGAGGAAAAAGATACAGATGAATAA
- a CDS encoding sigma-54 dependent transcriptional regulator: MNKSEDQINVLVVDDEKHIRRLLEKELSSPRRQITTAGDVQSALSAVRKNRFDVIILDIMLPDGNGIELMARFQEEILAVQIILITGYADVDDAVLSMKAGACDYITKPFDLDRLEQVVETAFQRGLGYQRELLRHQGSQATNNSFADHMIGHSKAMEEIRFLIRKAAPTNVPILITGESGTGKNVIARQLHAQSLRSHIPMLTKNCATLQEELMRSELFGYCKGAFTGAEASREGLLSMADEGTLFLDEIGDLSVGVQASLLRVMENQTFRPVGDKNETRVNIRFIFATNRELKKAVAEGEFNQALFHRLNVFTINTLPLRKRKEEIPVLVEHFIGKLKPNCKISKNAMNLLMGYDWPGNVRELHNVIERGIILSDNMVITERCLPLELLDTSSRDEEEAPLFASLKEVEKKHILAVMAHVNNNRSKAAELLGISRKTLYRKLADIPEYAQLEA; encoded by the coding sequence ATGAATAAATCCGAAGACCAAATCAATGTGCTTGTGGTGGATGATGAAAAGCACATACGCAGACTGCTGGAAAAAGAATTGTCGTCTCCCAGGCGCCAGATAACAACGGCCGGTGACGTCCAGTCCGCCCTTTCGGCCGTCCGGAAAAACCGATTTGACGTCATTATACTGGACATCATGCTGCCGGACGGTAACGGCATTGAATTGATGGCCCGTTTCCAGGAAGAGATCCTGGCGGTCCAGATCATCCTGATCACCGGTTACGCAGATGTAGATGATGCGGTACTGTCCATGAAAGCCGGTGCCTGCGATTATATCACCAAACCCTTTGATCTGGACCGGCTGGAACAAGTGGTTGAAACGGCATTTCAAAGGGGCCTGGGGTACCAAAGAGAGCTGCTCAGGCACCAGGGATCCCAGGCCACGAACAACAGTTTTGCGGATCACATGATCGGACATTCCAAGGCCATGGAGGAGATCCGCTTTCTTATCCGAAAGGCTGCCCCCACAAATGTTCCAATCCTGATCACCGGAGAAAGTGGCACCGGAAAAAATGTCATTGCACGTCAACTCCACGCCCAGAGCCTGAGAAGTCATATTCCCATGCTCACTAAAAATTGTGCAACACTTCAGGAAGAATTGATGCGAAGCGAACTTTTCGGCTATTGCAAAGGCGCCTTTACCGGGGCGGAAGCCTCCAGAGAGGGACTGTTGAGCATGGCCGATGAAGGCACGCTTTTCCTGGACGAAATTGGGGATCTTTCTGTTGGGGTCCAGGCCTCTCTGTTAAGGGTAATGGAAAACCAGACTTTCCGTCCTGTGGGAGATAAAAATGAAACCCGGGTGAATATCCGGTTCATCTTTGCCACCAACCGGGAACTTAAAAAAGCGGTTGCCGAAGGAGAATTCAACCAGGCACTGTTTCACAGGCTTAATGTATTTACCATCAACACCTTGCCCCTGCGCAAACGAAAAGAAGAAATACCCGTGCTGGTGGAACATTTTATAGGAAAATTGAAGCCGAACTGCAAAATCTCAAAAAATGCCATGAACCTGCTTATGGGATATGACTGGCCAGGCAATGTAAGAGAGTTGCACAATGTCATTGAGCGGGGGATTATTCTTTCGGACAACATGGTTATCACAGAGCGTTGCCTGCCCCTTGAACTTTTGGACACTTCAAGCCGGGATGAAGAAGAGGCCCCGTTGTTTGCTTCTTTAAAAGAGGTTGAAAAAAAACATATCCTGGCAGTGATGGCCCATGTTAACAACAACCGGTCCAAGGCAGCGGAGCTGTTGGGAATCAGCAGAAAGACCTTGTATCGAAAATTAGCCGATATTCCGGAATACGCACAACTCGAAGCATAG
- a CDS encoding aldehyde ferredoxin oxidoreductase C-terminal domain-containing protein codes for MGKILRINAKEKTWEYQELPESLVGLGGRALTSKMVLDEVPADCHPLGCYNKLIFSPGILSGSPAANSGRLSAGAKSPLTNGIKESNSGGFISQKLAKLGIAALVVEDKPEDAGFCMVVINKQGVEILDASDYEGLGNYDLMEKLWAVYGKRTGVMTIGQAGEQCLKAASIHQADPKGRPGRAMGRGGLGAVMGSKKIKAIVVDDSGCDRIPLVDPEGFKAANKKWVKMLRDHPVTGQGLPGLGTAVLVNVINEAGALPTKNFRTGRFEHAADISGEKMVENIQARNGVVAEGCHPGCVIKCSQAYNDKNGEYLTSGFEYETLWAFGAHTTVKDLDQIAMMDRLCDDYGLDTIDTGVALGLAMEGGLIPWGDGDACIDLLKQVPQGTGFGKILGNGAAFTGDALGVDRIPVVKRQALPAYDPRSVKGVGVTYATTPMGADHTAGYGVTANILGVGGSVDPLKNDIQVELSKNLQIATAAIDAAGLCLFVAFAVLDNEEGVPLIVDMINAQYGLSLTPDDVIKLGISILENENEFNLKAGFTKIDDQLPEMFKEKFPPHDTQWTFSVEELQEAKNYNA; via the coding sequence ATGGGAAAAATACTAAGAATAAACGCAAAGGAAAAAACCTGGGAATATCAGGAATTACCTGAGTCCCTCGTGGGCCTTGGCGGAAGAGCACTGACTTCAAAGATGGTGTTGGATGAGGTGCCTGCCGACTGTCATCCGCTCGGGTGTTATAATAAATTGATTTTTTCACCCGGGATTTTATCCGGGTCACCCGCAGCCAACTCCGGCCGTCTGTCTGCCGGGGCGAAATCGCCTTTGACCAATGGAATAAAAGAGAGCAATTCCGGCGGATTTATCTCCCAGAAACTGGCAAAACTGGGTATCGCTGCTTTGGTTGTTGAGGATAAGCCGGAAGATGCTGGCTTTTGCATGGTGGTGATTAACAAACAGGGTGTTGAGATCCTGGATGCCTCTGACTATGAGGGGCTTGGAAACTATGACCTCATGGAAAAATTGTGGGCCGTATATGGTAAAAGAACAGGCGTGATGACCATTGGTCAGGCTGGGGAGCAGTGTCTCAAGGCCGCCAGTATTCATCAGGCCGATCCAAAGGGAAGGCCCGGACGCGCCATGGGGCGCGGGGGGCTTGGTGCTGTCATGGGGTCCAAGAAAATCAAGGCAATCGTGGTGGATGACAGCGGGTGCGACAGAATTCCCCTGGTGGACCCGGAAGGGTTTAAGGCGGCCAATAAAAAATGGGTTAAAATGCTTCGGGATCACCCGGTCACCGGCCAGGGACTGCCGGGATTGGGCACGGCCGTTCTGGTCAACGTGATTAACGAGGCAGGTGCTTTGCCCACAAAAAATTTTAGAACCGGCCGGTTTGAACACGCCGCTGATATCAGCGGAGAAAAGATGGTGGAAAATATCCAGGCCCGAAACGGCGTGGTGGCGGAAGGTTGCCATCCCGGGTGCGTCATCAAATGCTCCCAGGCGTACAATGATAAAAACGGCGAGTATTTAACTTCAGGCTTTGAATATGAAACGCTCTGGGCGTTTGGTGCCCACACTACGGTGAAGGATCTTGATCAGATCGCCATGATGGACCGGCTGTGCGATGATTACGGCTTGGATACTATAGACACGGGCGTGGCCTTAGGCTTGGCCATGGAAGGCGGACTCATTCCGTGGGGAGACGGCGATGCATGTATCGATCTGCTCAAACAGGTTCCCCAAGGGACAGGCTTTGGAAAGATTCTGGGCAACGGGGCTGCATTTACAGGAGATGCATTGGGGGTAGACAGAATTCCTGTGGTAAAGCGCCAGGCGTTGCCGGCCTATGATCCAAGGTCAGTCAAAGGCGTTGGAGTTACCTATGCCACTACACCCATGGGCGCAGACCATACCGCCGGATACGGGGTCACCGCAAATATCCTGGGGGTGGGCGGTTCTGTGGATCCGCTGAAAAATGATATCCAGGTGGAATTGTCCAAAAATCTCCAGATTGCAACGGCCGCCATCGATGCGGCAGGCCTTTGTCTTTTTGTTGCATTTGCCGTCCTGGACAACGAGGAAGGTGTGCCCTTGATCGTGGATATGATCAATGCTCAATATGGGCTTAGCCTTACCCCTGATGATGTGATAAAACTGGGGATCTCTATTTTGGAAAACGAAAATGAGTTTAATCTCAAAGCTGGATTTACCAAAATAGATGACCAGTTACCTGAGATGTTTAAAGAAAAGTTCCCGCCCCATGATACCCAATGGACCTTCAGTGTTGAAGAGCTCCAGGAGGCAAAAAATTATAATGCGTAG
- a CDS encoding iron-containing alcohol dehydrogenase — MSNGEAVFGFYIPTVTLMGVGAHKQICAQMKSLGVSKPFIVADKGITAAGITAQICDLLKADMGAEAVVYDDTVPNPTDKNVAEGLALYQKSGCDMIITLGGGSSHDCGKGIGLVATNGGTIHDYEGVDKSTQAMPPFIAINTTAGTASEMTRFCIITDTSRKVKMAIVDWRVTPAIAINDPLLMMGMPSFLTAATGMDALTHSVEAYVSTIATPITDACAIKSIELIAQYLRPAVANGEDIVARDKMAYAEYLAGMAFNNASLGHVHAMAHQLGGFYDLPHGVCNAILLPHVSRFNLISKLDRYADVAVALGENIEGLSAREAAERALTAIQTLSADVGIPSDLTQLGVKKEDLKIMAENAQKDACGATNPRRPTLDDVIQIYTNAL, encoded by the coding sequence ATGTCAAACGGAGAAGCAGTTTTCGGATTTTACATTCCCACAGTTACCCTCATGGGCGTTGGTGCCCACAAACAAATTTGCGCCCAGATGAAAAGCCTTGGGGTAAGCAAACCTTTCATTGTTGCAGATAAGGGTATTACCGCAGCAGGAATCACCGCTCAGATCTGCGATCTGCTCAAAGCAGATATGGGTGCAGAAGCTGTAGTCTACGATGATACAGTGCCCAATCCCACTGACAAGAATGTGGCAGAAGGTTTGGCCCTCTACCAGAAAAGCGGTTGCGACATGATCATCACCCTGGGTGGTGGAAGTTCCCATGATTGCGGTAAAGGTATCGGCCTTGTAGCAACCAACGGCGGAACCATCCACGACTATGAAGGCGTTGATAAATCTACCCAAGCCATGCCTCCTTTTATTGCCATCAACACCACTGCAGGTACCGCCAGTGAGATGACCCGTTTTTGCATCATCACAGACACCAGCAGAAAAGTAAAAATGGCTATCGTTGACTGGCGTGTAACACCGGCTATCGCCATCAATGACCCGCTGCTCATGATGGGTATGCCCAGCTTCCTGACTGCTGCTACCGGTATGGACGCGTTGACACACTCCGTAGAAGCATACGTTTCTACCATCGCTACCCCCATTACCGATGCCTGCGCCATCAAATCCATTGAGTTGATTGCTCAATACCTGAGACCTGCTGTTGCCAACGGTGAAGATATTGTTGCCAGAGATAAAATGGCCTATGCTGAATACCTTGCCGGTATGGCATTCAACAATGCAAGCCTTGGTCATGTTCATGCAATGGCTCACCAGTTGGGCGGATTTTACGATCTTCCCCATGGTGTTTGCAACGCCATCCTTCTCCCCCATGTTTCCCGCTTCAACTTGATTTCCAAGCTTGACCGCTATGCAGATGTCGCTGTAGCCCTTGGGGAAAACATCGAAGGCCTTTCTGCAAGAGAAGCTGCTGAACGCGCATTGACAGCCATTCAGACTCTGTCTGCAGATGTGGGAATTCCTTCTGACCTGACCCAGCTTGGTGTTAAAAAAGAAGATCTGAAAATTATGGCTGAAAACGCTCAGAAAGATGCCTGCGGTGCTACCAACCCCAGACGTCCGACCCTGGACGACGTAATTCAGATCTATACAAACGCACTTTAA
- a CDS encoding response regulator codes for MDKKSCILIVDDERLNIKLLTELLRDKYKIMAAKNGEQALKAARGNVPPDLILLDIMMPGIDGYEVCKRLKADEKTKHIPVIFVTAVTETQDAARGFQAGAVDFIQKPLNLVMAKARVDLHIKLHKTMDELKEALSQVKKLSGLLPICMHCKKIRDDKGYWNQIEAYIDNHSEAQFSHSICNECAEKHYPGMDIYDEQSS; via the coding sequence ATGGACAAGAAAAGTTGTATTCTAATCGTAGATGATGAACGATTAAATATTAAATTGCTGACCGAACTTCTGCGTGACAAGTATAAGATCATGGCCGCCAAAAACGGGGAACAAGCCCTTAAAGCCGCCCGGGGCAATGTCCCGCCTGATTTGATTCTACTTGATATTATGATGCCCGGCATTGATGGATATGAAGTTTGTAAAAGGCTGAAAGCAGATGAGAAAACAAAACATATCCCGGTCATATTCGTGACAGCGGTTACTGAAACACAGGATGCCGCCAGAGGGTTCCAGGCCGGAGCCGTAGATTTTATACAAAAGCCGCTGAATCTGGTAATGGCAAAAGCCAGGGTTGATCTGCACATTAAGCTGCACAAGACCATGGACGAACTCAAAGAGGCTCTATCCCAGGTTAAGAAATTAAGCGGGCTTTTGCCGATATGTATGCACTGTAAGAAGATTCGTGATGATAAAGGGTATTGGAATCAGATAGAGGCTTATATAGACAATCATTCCGAAGCACAGTTCAGCCACAGTATCTGCAATGAATGCGCAGAAAAACATTATCCCGGTATGGACATTTATGATGAGCAAAGCAGTTGA